One genomic segment of Hordeum vulgare subsp. vulgare chromosome 2H, MorexV3_pseudomolecules_assembly, whole genome shotgun sequence includes these proteins:
- the LOC123430409 gene encoding protein DCL homolog, chloroplastic-like, with translation MALAAAAAVAVPFLLYARLGPRSALALSPRRLLSCSTPAYEPRQSARPPLSKQPEPESQVPWRAAEAEILRDVGPVVQLIKDILHSDRYADGECLGPADETVVAQKLLAYHPRAEDKVGCGLDGIMVDRHPQFRKSRCLFVVRMDGVWIDFSYQKCLREYIRKKYPSHGERFIREHFKRT, from the coding sequence ATGGctctggccgccgccgccgccgtcgccgtaccGTTCCTCCTCTACGCCCGCCTCGGACCGCGCTCCGCGCTGGCGCTGTCCCCCCGCCGCCTGCTGTCCTGCTCCACACCCGCATACGAGCCCCGCCAGTCCGCGCGGCCGCCGTTGTCGAAGCAGCCCGAGCCCGAGTCCCAGGTGCCGTGGAGGGCCGCGGAGGCCGAGATCCTCCGCGACGTCGGCCCCGTCGTGCAGCTCATCAAGGACATCCTCCACTCGGACAGATACGCAGACGGCGAATGCCTCGGTCCCGCGGACGAAACCGTCGTTGCGCAGAAGCTCCTGGCCTATCATCCACGCGCGGAAGATAAGGTTGGCTGCGGGCTTGACGGCATCATGGTCGACAGGCACCCGCAGTTCAGGAAGTCTAGATGCCTCTTCGTCGTTCGCATGGATGGCGTCTGGATCGATTTCTCCTACCAGAAGTGCCTCCGTGAGTACATCCGGAAGAAGTATCCGTCGCATGGGGAGCGATTTATACGAGAACATTTCAAGCGAACCTGA